The nucleotide window CCTGATCGACGCGGGGGTGCATGGGCTGACTCCGCTGGGGTCGACGGGGGAGTTCGCCTATCTCAGCTGGGCGCAGAAGCGCGATATCGTCGAGACGGTCGTGGCCGCCGCGGACGGTCGTGTGCCGGTGGTGGCCGGCGTGGCGGCGACGACCACGTCCGAGGCCGTGCGGCAGGCGCGGGAGTTCGCGGCGATGGGTTGTGACGGGATCCTCGCGGTGCTGGAGGCTTATTTCCCGGTAAGCGATGCGGGCATCAAGGACTATTTCACCGCCGTAGCGGCGGCGGTTGAGTTGCCCATTGTCATTTACACCAACCCGAATTTCCAGCGCAGTGACCTGAGCGTGGCCTTGATTGCGGAACTGGCGGAGGTGGAGAACATCCGCTGTCTGAAGGACGCGTCGAGCAACACCGGGCGGCTGTTGTCGATCATGGACCGGGTGGGCGACAAGCTGGATATCTTTGCCGCGTCGGCGCATATCCCGGCCTGCGTGATGCTGATCGGCGGCAAGGGCTGGATGGCCGGGCCCGCGTGTATCGTGCCGAAGCAGAGCGTGAAGCTTTATGAGCTGTGCAAGGTCGGGCAGTACCAGGCGGCGATGGAGTTGCAGCGCGAGCTGTGGGCGCTGAATCAGGCGTTTGCCAAGTACAACCTTGCGGCCTGCGTGAAGGGCGGGCTGGAATTACAGGGCTACGACGTGGGCGCGCCGCTGCCGCCGCAGGACGGGCTGAGCGATGCGGGCCGGGCCGATCTGAAGGCCGTGCTGGAGCGGGTCGGGGCTCTTTAAGGAGCACGACAGGTGGGATGAAATCCCGTCAAGGTGGGATGAAATCCCACCCTACGCGGAGCTTCGGGCTTGACCCGAGGATTTCTGTGGCAAAGAGATCCCCGATCAAGTCGGGGATGACGGTGTGAAGAAAGTTCCACGGATCGCCAAGGATTGACGCTCGGGCGGCGTCCTACAATCGTGATGCGCATGACAGTCAGTGACGAAACCCTGGCCCAGGCGGCCGCAGATGGTGACGCGGCGGCGTTCTCGGCCCTGGTCGAGCGGCATTACGATGGCGTGTTCCGTCTGGCCTTTCGGCTGACCGGGTCACGGGCCGAGGCGGAGGACCTGACGCAGGATGTGTGTGCGGCGCTGCCGGGGAAGCTGGGCGGGTTTCGCGGGGCGTCGAAGTTTACCACGTGGCTGTGGCGGGTGGTGGTGAATGCCGCCCATGACCGGCGGCGCAGGGCGGCGACACGGGCGAAGTATTCCGAAGGCTGGGGCGACTGGGAAGTGGACCGGCGGGCGGCGGATGCGGAGGTGGCGGAGGCCGTCGACTGGCTGACACAAGCGATGCGCGCCCTGCCGGAGGAGTTGCGGGACACGCTGGCCCTGGTGCTCGATGACATGAGCCATGCCGAGGCGGGCGAGGTGCTGGGCATCTCGGGCGGCACGGTGGGGTGGCGCGTGTCGGAGGCCAAGAAA belongs to Roseovarius sp. THAF27 and includes:
- a CDS encoding dihydrodipicolinate synthase family protein, which codes for MDGGFHGVFPYLVSPLDGEGRVNREVLTRLCDDLIDAGVHGLTPLGSTGEFAYLSWAQKRDIVETVVAAADGRVPVVAGVAATTTSEAVRQAREFAAMGCDGILAVLEAYFPVSDAGIKDYFTAVAAAVELPIVIYTNPNFQRSDLSVALIAELAEVENIRCLKDASSNTGRLLSIMDRVGDKLDIFAASAHIPACVMLIGGKGWMAGPACIVPKQSVKLYELCKVGQYQAAMELQRELWALNQAFAKYNLAACVKGGLELQGYDVGAPLPPQDGLSDAGRADLKAVLERVGAL
- a CDS encoding RNA polymerase sigma factor, with the translated sequence MTVSDETLAQAAADGDAAAFSALVERHYDGVFRLAFRLTGSRAEAEDLTQDVCAALPGKLGGFRGASKFTTWLWRVVVNAAHDRRRRAATRAKYSEGWGDWEVDRRAADAEVAEAVDWLTQAMRALPEELRDTLALVLDDMSHAEAGEVLGISGGTVGWRVSEAKKHLRAMRAREEDA